A section of the Agromyces aurantiacus genome encodes:
- a CDS encoding amino acid ABC transporter permease — translation MSALGSDRPAAGGTPAPAGAGGRESIKAVKLRHPWRNLFAVVLVLLFALFVIDAAQRPAYDWPVVGQYLFDRRVSQAALVTLELTVLSMIIAIVLGVALAVMRLSPNPVVKSIAWFYLWIFRGTPVYVQLVFWGLIAIIYQTIDIGIPFTEPWISFETKDVLGPFWLAVIGLALNEAAYMAEIVRAGLLSVDKGQDEAATALGMSWSQTMRRVILPQAMRVIIPPTGNEVISMLKTTSLVTAVPFTLELYTRTRDISAETFNPIPLLIVASIWYLFFTSVLMVGQHFLEKRFARGIGARPDAVAGTVPTGAVPAVAAGDETTTDGRPAADRQGGDAR, via the coding sequence ATGTCCGCACTCGGCTCGGACCGGCCGGCGGCGGGGGGCACCCCGGCGCCGGCCGGCGCCGGCGGGCGCGAGTCGATCAAGGCGGTCAAGCTCCGGCACCCGTGGCGCAACCTCTTCGCCGTGGTGCTCGTGCTGCTCTTCGCGCTCTTCGTCATCGACGCGGCCCAGCGCCCGGCCTACGACTGGCCCGTCGTCGGGCAGTACCTCTTCGATCGGCGCGTCTCGCAGGCCGCGCTCGTGACCCTCGAGCTCACGGTGCTGTCGATGATCATCGCCATCGTCCTCGGCGTCGCGCTCGCCGTCATGCGGCTTTCGCCGAACCCGGTCGTGAAGTCGATCGCCTGGTTCTACCTCTGGATCTTCCGCGGCACGCCCGTGTACGTGCAGCTCGTGTTCTGGGGCCTCATCGCGATCATCTACCAGACGATCGACATCGGCATCCCGTTCACCGAGCCCTGGATCTCGTTCGAGACGAAGGACGTGCTCGGCCCGTTCTGGCTCGCGGTCATCGGGCTCGCGCTCAACGAGGCCGCCTACATGGCCGAGATCGTGCGCGCCGGCCTGCTCTCGGTCGACAAGGGCCAGGACGAGGCCGCGACGGCGCTCGGCATGAGCTGGTCGCAGACGATGCGCCGCGTCATCCTGCCGCAGGCGATGCGCGTGATCATCCCGCCGACGGGCAACGAGGTGATCTCGATGCTGAAGACGACCTCGCTGGTGACCGCGGTGCCCTTCACGCTCGAGCTGTACACGCGCACTCGCGACATCTCGGCCGAGACCTTCAACCCCATCCCACTGCTGATCGTGGCGTCGATCTGGTACCTGTTCTTCACCTCGGTGCTCATGGTCGGCCAGCACTTCCTCGAGAAGCGCTTCGCGCGAGGCATCGGGGCGCGCCCCGACGCCGTCGCGGGTACGGTCCCGACGGGCGCCGTGCCCGCGGTCGCGGCCGGCGACGAGACGACGACCGACGGGCGGCCCGCGGCCGACCGCCAGGGAGGTGACGCGCGATGA
- a CDS encoding ABC transporter substrate-binding protein, translating into MSTTTARPSRTLTRPGGITMRTRLVAVPAALAAAALLLTGCVDNSSTGTGATTSPQASIAVDDAAVALLPDDVKESGTLVVGIDPTYPPNEFKDADGNPIGWGAELAEAVAAKLGLDVKFQVAKFDNIIPSVKGGKADIGVSSFTDTVEREEQVDFVNYYEAGIMWASAKGNDVDPDNACGLKVAVQATTYEDTDEVPAKSDACVAAGKDPIEKVPFDTQDAATNAVALGQADALSADSPVTLYAIQQTGDKLQAAGESFDVAPYGIAVGKDRGLTEAIQAAMQSLVDDGTYGEILDAWGVADGGIDEITINAAGQG; encoded by the coding sequence GTGTCGACGACGACCGCCCGGCCGTCGCGCACCCTCACCCGACCCGGAGGCATCACCATGCGCACCCGACTCGTCGCCGTTCCCGCCGCACTCGCGGCCGCGGCGCTGCTGCTGACCGGCTGCGTCGACAACTCGTCGACCGGCACCGGAGCCACCACCTCGCCGCAGGCGTCGATCGCGGTCGACGATGCGGCCGTCGCCCTGCTGCCCGACGACGTCAAGGAGTCCGGCACGCTGGTCGTCGGCATCGACCCGACGTACCCGCCGAACGAGTTCAAGGACGCCGACGGCAACCCCATCGGCTGGGGCGCCGAGCTCGCCGAGGCCGTCGCCGCCAAGCTCGGTCTCGACGTCAAGTTCCAGGTCGCGAAGTTCGACAACATCATCCCGAGCGTGAAGGGCGGCAAGGCCGACATCGGCGTCTCGTCGTTCACCGACACGGTCGAGCGCGAGGAGCAGGTCGACTTCGTCAACTACTACGAGGCCGGCATCATGTGGGCCTCCGCCAAGGGCAACGACGTCGACCCCGACAATGCGTGCGGCCTGAAGGTCGCCGTGCAGGCCACGACCTACGAGGACACCGACGAGGTCCCGGCCAAGTCCGACGCGTGCGTCGCGGCCGGCAAGGACCCGATCGAGAAGGTGCCCTTCGACACGCAGGACGCCGCGACCAACGCCGTGGCGCTCGGCCAGGCCGACGCGCTCAGCGCCGACTCGCCCGTGACCCTCTACGCGATCCAGCAGACCGGGGACAAGCTGCAGGCGGCCGGCGAGTCCTTCGACGTGGCGCCGTACGGCATCGCGGTGGGCAAGGACCGCGGCCTCACCGAGGCGATCCAAGCGGCCATGCAGTCGCTCGTCGACGACGGCACCTACGGGGAGATCCTCGACGCGTGGGGCGTCGCCGACGGCGGCATCGACGAGATCACCATCAACGCGGCCGGGCAGGGCTGA
- a CDS encoding MFS transporter — MGSYTELLRTSGVARIIAAQLMARFPSGMLSLAFLLHVEQQTGSYGAAGLVLAATSIGQAVAGPLTSRLMGRFGMRPVLITTLVVCTASVVAIGVLPLTVPLYMAVGLVCGLATPPVQPAVRTIYPKMVNSRQLTPLFSLDASAQEIIWVVGPVVTTFVSTQIGTVWGILLAATLMVGGGSWFISSPELGRVRIPRSKRRFGTVLARPPVLLATVVGFLLIGACAAIEAGVVAAFGHDGAEAGIVLAIFSVGSLVGGLTLGHVPIGPWSTARRMFIVFAGTALAAFAMDFWWLALTLFIAGIGIAPALAVLFAIVSASVKFSDTAEAYGWVGTGQLIGAALGSALAGFLIDGYDAVGAFWAAGVLAFLGFVVPALARRWHPDLRGRDASPIPDTEPVPVTPS, encoded by the coding sequence GTGGGAAGCTACACCGAACTGCTCAGGACCTCGGGCGTCGCTCGCATCATCGCCGCCCAGCTCATGGCACGGTTCCCCTCGGGCATGCTCTCGCTCGCGTTCCTGCTGCACGTCGAGCAGCAGACGGGCTCGTACGGCGCAGCGGGCCTGGTGCTCGCGGCCACCTCGATCGGCCAGGCCGTCGCCGGCCCGCTCACGAGTCGGCTCATGGGCCGGTTCGGCATGCGACCGGTGCTCATCACGACCCTCGTGGTGTGCACGGCATCGGTCGTCGCGATCGGCGTGCTGCCGCTCACGGTGCCGCTCTACATGGCGGTCGGCCTGGTCTGCGGCCTCGCGACCCCGCCGGTGCAGCCCGCGGTGCGCACGATCTACCCGAAGATGGTGAACTCGCGCCAACTCACGCCGCTGTTCTCGCTCGACGCGTCGGCGCAGGAGATCATCTGGGTCGTCGGCCCGGTCGTCACGACGTTCGTGTCGACGCAGATCGGGACCGTGTGGGGCATCCTGCTCGCAGCGACGCTCATGGTCGGCGGGGGCAGCTGGTTCATCTCGTCGCCTGAGCTCGGCCGCGTGCGCATCCCGCGCTCCAAGCGGCGGTTCGGCACGGTGCTCGCGCGCCCGCCGGTGCTGCTCGCGACGGTCGTCGGGTTCCTGCTCATCGGCGCGTGCGCCGCGATCGAGGCGGGCGTGGTGGCGGCGTTCGGCCACGACGGCGCCGAGGCGGGCATCGTGCTCGCGATCTTCTCGGTCGGCAGCCTCGTGGGCGGCCTCACGCTCGGACACGTGCCGATCGGCCCGTGGTCGACCGCTCGCCGCATGTTCATCGTCTTCGCCGGCACCGCGCTCGCGGCGTTCGCGATGGACTTCTGGTGGCTCGCCCTCACCCTCTTCATCGCCGGCATCGGCATCGCCCCGGCACTCGCGGTGCTGTTCGCGATCGTGTCGGCGAGCGTGAAGTTCTCCGACACGGCCGAGGCCTACGGATGGGTGGGCACCGGCCAGCTCATCGGCGCGGCGCTCGGCTCCGCGCTCGCGGGCTTCCTCATCGACGGCTACGACGCGGTCGGCGCGTTCTGGGCCGCCGGCGTGCTCGCGTTCCTCGGCTTCGTCGTGCCCGCGCTCGCCCGACGCTGGCATCCCGACCTCCGCGGCCGCGACGCGAGCCCCATCCCCGACACCGAGCCCGTGCCCGTCACGCCCAGCTGA
- a CDS encoding aldo/keto reductase, producing the protein MSHPPLAPMVPLADGRAIPQVGYGMYKVPAADATRLALTALSLGYRHLDTAALYGNEAEAGAAVRECGLPREEVFVTSKVWNDDHGYDETLRAFDTAMDRFGLDRLDLYLIHWPVPSRDRYVDTWRALVRLRDEGRVSSIGVSNFHVHHLERIIDATGVTPVVNQVELHPWLPQRELRAAHERLGIRTEAWSPLARGRLLGDPVLEPIAAKHGRSVAQVVLAWHVRQGTIVIPKASSPERIAENLDVFSFELDEADVAAIATLETGERTGRDPDTD; encoded by the coding sequence ATGTCGCATCCGCCCCTCGCCCCCATGGTCCCGCTCGCCGACGGCCGCGCCATCCCGCAGGTCGGCTACGGCATGTACAAGGTGCCGGCGGCCGACGCGACCCGGCTCGCGCTGACCGCGCTCTCGCTCGGCTACCGCCACCTCGACACCGCGGCGCTCTACGGCAACGAGGCCGAGGCCGGCGCGGCCGTGCGCGAGTGCGGCCTGCCGCGCGAGGAGGTCTTCGTCACGAGCAAGGTGTGGAACGACGACCACGGCTACGACGAGACCCTGCGAGCGTTCGACACCGCGATGGACCGGTTCGGCCTGGACCGGCTCGACCTGTACCTCATCCACTGGCCGGTGCCCTCGCGCGACCGCTACGTCGACACCTGGCGCGCGCTCGTCCGGCTCCGGGACGAGGGCCGGGTCTCGTCGATCGGCGTCTCGAACTTCCACGTGCACCATCTCGAGCGGATCATCGACGCGACCGGCGTGACCCCCGTCGTCAACCAGGTGGAACTGCATCCGTGGCTGCCGCAGCGCGAGCTGCGCGCGGCGCACGAGCGGCTCGGCATCCGCACCGAGGCGTGGTCGCCGCTCGCGCGAGGCCGCCTGCTCGGCGACCCGGTGCTCGAGCCGATCGCCGCGAAGCACGGCAGGTCGGTCGCGCAGGTCGTGCTGGCCTGGCACGTGCGCCAGGGCACGATCGTGATCCCGAAGGCCTCGAGCCCCGAGCGGATCGCCGAGAACCTCGACGTGTTCTCGTTCGAGCTCGACGAGGCGGATGTCGCGGCCATCGCCACGCTCGAGACCGGGGAGCGCACGGGCCGCGACCCCGACACCGACTGA